The Cognatishimia activa nucleotide sequence GCTTTGCAGGTGGACGGGTTGGACATGCAACGGCCATGTATTGGAATGCGATTATGGGTACAGGTATTCTCGCCGGTCCGCTGGTGGGAGGGATTGCACAATTGCATAGCTTTCATCTTGCTGTTCAGGTCGCGAGCATATGGGCAGTTGTGTCTCTTATTGTACTGCTATTGTCGCGCGGCCGAGGGCCCTCAGAAGTGCAATCAACGACATGAGCGATACCAAGTTGGCGAAGCTTGACGATTGGAAGGTCGAATTAAGACTCTATCACCCCAGCTTTATCTTCTATTTCGGCAGCAGCCTCTTTGAAACAGGCAACACTCAAGGTTTAAAAACTTTTTATTATCAGAAAGATATCAACTAATTTTCATTCAGTAATAGTCAGCTAAATAGTCAAAATTACACAATCGGGACAATCCTGTTGCGATCCCCACAAATCGAAAGTTGCATCGTCCTCACCCTCTCTCACCATCCCGTGACATCCTCGTAACCTCTCTTGGGTTTTTCTGCGCCATGTCCCAAATTGGCTGGGTATTGGCGAAAGGACCCCTTCGAGCATGACAACCGAACGCATCACCTTCACCGGCCACAGCGGCGAGAAGCTGGCGGCGCGGCTTGACCTGCCGGATGGCCCACATCTGGCCACTGTGCTGTTTGCGCATTGCTTTACCTGTTCAAAAGACATCCCTGCCGCGCGTCGGATTGCCGGTCGTTTGGCCGCGATGGGCCTAGCCGTGCTGCGCTTTGACTTTACTGGCCTTGGCCACTCAGAAGGCGAGTTTTCAAACACCACCTTCACTTCCAACGTTTCTGATCTGCACGCGGCAGCAGCTTATTTGGCCGATCGTGGGATGGCACCGGATATGCTGATCGGGCATTCCCTTGGTGGTGCGGCGGTCCTGCGCGCTGCAGGTGATCTGCCAAGCGTGCGCGCCGTTGCAACCCTTGGCGCGCCCTTTGATCCTGAGCATGTGACCCATAACTTTGACAGCGCGCTTGAAACAATCGGCAGCGATGGGCAGGCCAAAGTTTGTCTCGGTGGTCGTCCCTTCACGATCCGCAAGGAATTTGTCGAGGATATCTCTGCCCAAAATCTTGCACCGGCCATCAACGATCTGCGCCGCGCGCTCTTGATCTTACATGCGCCACTGGATGACGTCGTGGATATCGAAAACGCTGCGCAGATTTTCAGTGCCGCGAAACATCCTAAGAGCTTTGTCACTCTGGATGATGCCGATCACCTGATCAGCCGCCCTGAGGATGCGGAATATGCTGCCGAAGTTATTGCGGCCTGGGCGGCACGCTATATGCATCTTGCACCACCTGCCCCGCCGATTGGTGCGCCGGAAGGCGTTGTCCGGGTCTCAGAGG carries:
- a CDS encoding bifunctional alpha/beta hydrolase/OsmC family protein yields the protein MTTERITFTGHSGEKLAARLDLPDGPHLATVLFAHCFTCSKDIPAARRIAGRLAAMGLAVLRFDFTGLGHSEGEFSNTTFTSNVSDLHAAAAYLADRGMAPDMLIGHSLGGAAVLRAAGDLPSVRAVATLGAPFDPEHVTHNFDSALETIGSDGQAKVCLGGRPFTIRKEFVEDISAQNLAPAINDLRRALLILHAPLDDVVDIENAAQIFSAAKHPKSFVTLDDADHLISRPEDAEYAAEVIAAWAARYMHLAPPAPPIGAPEGVVRVSEADANGFLQDVNSGPFHHTLADEPLAYGGTNKGMTPYGFLSSGLGACTSMTIRMYARRKGWPLDHVWVDVCHNKVHAQDAGTRSGERIDSFKRVIHLTGALDAEQRVRLLEIADKCPVHRTLEKSSEVITELAED